From Sphingobium sp. B2D3C:
CAAAGCTCTGATAAGCCATCTGCTCGACCGGCTGGCCGATCAGCGTGCGGTTCGCGAGGTCGTGCGCCTGCGCATGATGCCCCTGCGCGATCAGCCTGCGCACCTCCGGCAAGGCGGCACGGGCAGCGGGATTGACCGGATCATAAGGCCCGCCGGACCATAATGTATCCTCGTTGAGTTGCAGGCGCTCGGTTCCGACGCCGCCGAACACCATTGCGCCGATCCGGCCATTGCCGACCGGCAGGGCCTGCGTCCATTCTGTGGCCGGGCGCCGATACCAAAGCCGGTCGCGCAAGGGTCTGTCGCTCTCGGACGCGGCCACGGCGGCGCCCGGCAAACAGGCATTGGCGGCGAGCAGCAGCGAGCCTTCCAGCACATCGCGGCGCGTGACCATGGCTCAACGGTCCTTTCGGCTAGCGGGTCCAGACATAAGGCCCCACGATGGTGCCGGTGAACCCGCCTGCATCCTGTGTGCTGAGGAACCGGGCATCCACATCCGCCGCGAGCCGGCCCATGCCCCCTGCCCCCGCATAATCGAAGGACATGGTGCCGCCGTTCGCGCGGATCGTCAGCGTCATCGGGCCACGGTTGTCGACCGGGGCAGAGGCAACCACCTGCTCCTTGCCTTTGGCGCGCGCGTACAGCGTGATCGCATCCTGGCCGTTCAGGCGCGTAAGGCCGAAGAACAGCCAGGCATCGTCGCTTTGCATCGCGGCAAGGCCGGCGCGGTCGCCTTCCTGCTCCGGCGAGAAGGTCACGACCGTGCGCATCGTCGCGACATGATGCTGCTGGCGCCGCCCGAGGAAGGCGGGCGTTCCGGCCTTGTCACCGAGCGGTGCGGCGCTGGCCAGCACCAGATCGCCACGCTCCAGCCGATAGAACGGGTGATCCGGCGTGCGGACGCCAACCCATTGCATGGCCAGCTGGTCGCCCTCGAAGCTGTCGGCATACGCGAAATCGCCGCTGGTCGGCAGCGGCGGCCGGACCTGTGGAGACAGCGCGGGCGCCTTGGGCGCGAACGGAATCGTCTCGCCATGCGGCAGGATGACCGGCCAGCCGTCTTTCCACTGGACCGGCAGCAGGAAGGTCTCGCGGCCGATATTGTAATAGTTGTCGGCATAAGGCCGCACCGCCAGAAAGGTTGCCCACCAGTCACCTGCCGGGGTCTGGACGAGCTTGGCGTGGCCGGCGGAGGTGATCGGATCGAGCCGCGCGGGGTCGAGGTCGCGCTGGGTGAGGATCGGGTTATCCTTGTGCGGCACATAAGGTCCGCGCAGCTTGCGCGAGCGGAACACCACCTGGGAGTGATCGACGCTCGTGCCACCTTCCGCTGCGGTCAGATAATACCAGCCATCCTTGCGCAGAATGTGCGGCCCCTCGATCCAGATCGGCTTCTTGCTCAGGTCCACCCCGCCATTGACGAGCTGGGTGCTCGGCCCGACCATCTTGCCGGCCCGCCAGTCATATTCCTGAATCCAGATTGCGCGGTGCCCCTCATAGCGCGGCGTCTCATCCGGCCCGCGATTGTTGACGATATAGGCTTTGTCGCCTTCCCAATAGATGGACGGGTCGATCCCCTCGAACGGTAGCCAGATGGGGTCGGACCAGGGGCCGGCGGGGTTCTTGGCGGTGATGACGAAATTGTCCCGGCATCCCACGCAGGTGTTGACGATGTAGAAGGTGCCATCGTGAAAGCTGATGTCCGGCGCGAACACCGCCTCGGACACGCCTCGCCCGGCAAGATTGAGCTGGTCTGGCCGGTCGATCGCATTGCCGATCTGCGTCCAGTTCACCAGATCCCTGGAATGCCAGACCGAAAGCCCCGGAAAATGCGCGAAGGATGAGGTGACGAGATAATAATCCTCCCCCACCCGCGTAATCGAGGGATCGGGATAATAGCCTGAGAGGATTGGGTTGCGGTAGGCGCCGGGCTTGACCGTTACCTGCTCGATGGACTGGCCATCATAATCGAAGCTTGCAAAGCGGGCCTCCGGCCCTGCCCATGCCGCCGCGGGCATCAAGGCCAGCGCTGCGGCCATCCATCCACGCGCCCACAGTCCCGCCGCGATCTTCATCGTCCCTCTCCTTTTTGCGGCACGCTGATCCTGTGCGGATTCGCTGCCCTGAGTCACTTTGGTAGCGCTCCCATTTCTCCTTGCCCAGCCCTGTTTATCTGCAGGAGCGCCTATCCTCTTCCAAACAGGACAAATTCATGCGCGAGCGGAATCCATTTGACCGCGCCACATCCGTAATGGTAGCGCTACCTTAACAACGCCGCACAACCATAAACGGCGCGCAAGATAAACAAAGGAGAGCCCCCTTGCCGAAAGTCCCGATGCTCCGGACCAGCCTCGTCGTGCTTGGTCTCGCCACCGCCCTTTCCGCCTGCTCCTCGGATGAACCGGCCGCTGCAAACAATGGCGCGACTGGCGCGGCGCATGAATCGGATGGCATCTCGGCTGACGGCAAGCGCTTCCTCTCCCAGCCGCTCGTGACGGAGATTTTCACCGCCGATCCTTCGGCCCATGTCTTCAACGGCAAGATCTACGTCTATCCCAGCCATGATGTCGACGCCGGCATCCCGGACGATGACCTGGGCAACCAATATGCCATGCATGACTATCACGTGCTGGAGATGGACAAGATCGGCGGCCCGGTGAAGATCGGCCCGGTCGCGCTGGACGTGAAGGATGTGCCCTGGGCAGCCAAGCAGATGTGGGCACCCGACGCCGCGTTCAAGAATGGCACCTACTATTTGTACTTCCCGGCCAAGGACAAGGACGGCATCTTCCACATCGGCGTGGCGACCAGCAGCACGCCCATGGGTCCGTTCAAGGCCGAGCCCAAGCCGATTGCCGGCAGCTTCTCCATGGACCCCAATGTGTTCACGGACACGGACGGGACCAGCTACATGTATTTCGGCGGCATCTGGGGCGGCCAGCTGCAGAACTGGGCCAAGGGCAAATATGATGCCGCGGTCGGCGTGACCGACCTCAAGGCGGACGACCAGCCGGCCCTCATGCCCAAGGTCGCTAAAATGTCGGCCGATATGAGGAGCTATGCCGAAGCGCCGCGCGACGCCGTGATCCTCGACGAAAAAGGCAAGCCGCTGCTTGGTGGCGACCATGATCGCCGCTTCTTCGAGGGCACATGGATGTACAAGCGCGGCGACACTTACTACCTGACCTACTCGACCGGCGACACGCACTTCCTCGTCTACGCCACGGGCAAGACGCCTTATGGTCCGTTCACCTATCGCGGCAAAATCATGGAGCCGGTGCAGGGCTGGACTACCCACCACTCGATTGTGGACTGGGGCGGCAAGACCTGGCTCTTCTACCACGACACGCAGCTGAGCGGCAAAAACCACCTGCGCAACGTGAAGGTCACCGAGCTGACCTTCAACGCCGACGGCACGATCCAGACGATCAATCCGTTCCGCGACTGACCGGCATGTTCCTCGGCATCGACATCGGCACCTCCGGCGTGAAAGCGGTCGTCATCGACCAGCATGGCGCCGTTGTCGGCCAGGGAACGGCAGCGCTCACCGTGCAACGGCCGCAACCGCTCTGGTCCGAACAGGACCCGGCGGCGTGGTGGGCCGCCACCACCGCAGCCGTGCAGGCCATCGACCCCGCCGTGCGGCGCGCCGTGCTGGGCGTCGGGCTCGCCGGCCAGATGCATGGCGCCACGCTGCTCGGTGCGGACGGTCAGCCGCTGCGTCCCGCGATCCTGTGGAATGACGGGCGCAGCCATGCGGAATGCATCGCGCTGGAAGACAAGACCGACGCCTTCCGCACGATCGGCGGCAACATCGTCATGCCCGGCTTCACCGCACCAAAGCTCGCCTGGGTCGCCCGGCACGAGCCGGAGATCTTCGCCGCCACACGCACCGTGCTGCTGCCCAAGGACTATATCCGCCTGCAAATGACCGGCGACAAAGCCACGGATATGTCCGACGCTGCCGGCACCTTGTGGCTGGATGTTGCCGGGCGGCGCTGGGCGGAAGCACTGCTGGACGCGACCGGACTCAGCCTTGCGCACATGCCGGCGCTGTACGAGGGCACAGAGCTGACCGGCACGTTGCGGGCGGAGGTCGCTCAGCTCTGGGGCATGTCCCCCGTTCCGGTTGCCGCGGGGGGCAGCGATAATGCCGCCGGCGCTGCGGGCATCGGCATCGTCAGCGATGGCGACGGGCTGCTTTCCCTCGGCACATCGGGCGTGATCTTCATCGCCAACGACCAGTTCAAACCCAATCCAGACCGAACCGTGCACGCCTTCTGTCACTGCCTGCCTGCACACTGGCATCAGATGGCCGTGCACCTGTCGGCGGCGTCGTGCATTGACTTTGCTGCACGCCTCTCCGGTGCAGCCGGCGCCGCCGACCTCTTTTCCCGCGCGGAGTCCGTTGGCGCCGCGTGCGGACCGGAACTCTTCCTCCCCTATCTCTCGGGCGAGCGTACGCCGCATAACGACCCGCAGGTGCGCGGCGCCTTCCTCAATCTCGATCATGATAGCGGGCCGGAGCGGCTGGCGCAGGCGGTGCTGGAGGGCGTTGCCTTTGCCTTTGCCGATGGGCTGGATGCGCTGCGCGACGCCGGCAGCGATGTGCAGGAACTGGCCGTGATCGGCGGTGGCGCGCGGTCGCGCTATTGGGGCCAGATCATCGCCGCTGCGCTCGGCACGCGCCTCAACTACCTCAAGGGAGGAGAGGTCGGCCCGGCGATGGGCGCGGCCCGCTTGGCCCAGATCGGCGTGACCGGCGGCGCACCCGCCGACATCTGCACGACGCCGCCGGTCGCCCACGTGATCGAGCCCGACCCGCTGACCGCCGAACGACTGGCCCCCAAGCGCGAGGCCTTCCGCCGCGCCTACCCCGCCATTCGCGCCGCACAGAGCTGACATTCTTGAAACCGACAGGGAGCGCCTGATGGCCACCGACTATTTCGCAGACATTGCCCCCATCACCTATAAAGGCCCGGATACCGACGACGAGCTGGCCTATCGCTGGTATGACAAGGATCGCGTCGTGCTCGGCAAGCGGATGGAGGATCATCTCCGCTTTGCCGTATGCTTCTGGCACACATTCTGCTGGCCGGGCTCGGACGTGTTCGGCGCCGGCACCTTCAACCGCCCCTGGCATGCTGGCGCCAATAACGGCGCCGCTGCGGCCCAGAAGCGCGAAGTCGCCTTCGATTTCTTCAAAAAGCTCGATGTCCCCTTCTACTGCTTCCACGATGTCGACGTGATGGCGCAGGCCGAAAGCGTGGCCGAGCATCGCCGCTACCTCGCCGAGGCCATCGATCATCTGGAAGAGCTGCAGGCTTCGAGCGGGCGCAAGCTGCTGTGGGGCACCGCCAATCTGTTCGGCCATCCCCGCTTTGCTGCCGGCGCCGCGACAAATCCGGACCCGGAAGTCTATGCCTTCGCCGCCATGCAGGTGCGCGATGCGCTGGAGGCGACGCATCGCCTGGGCGGCGTCAACTATGTGCTCTGGGGCGGCCGTGAGGGCTATGAGACGCTGCACAATACCAATCTCAAGCGCGAGCTCGATAATTTCGGGCGCTTCCTGACGCTGGTGGTCGAGCACAAGCACAAGATCGGCTTTTCCGGCACGATCCTCATCGAGC
This genomic window contains:
- a CDS encoding glycoside hydrolase family 43 protein codes for the protein MLRTSLVVLGLATALSACSSDEPAAANNGATGAAHESDGISADGKRFLSQPLVTEIFTADPSAHVFNGKIYVYPSHDVDAGIPDDDLGNQYAMHDYHVLEMDKIGGPVKIGPVALDVKDVPWAAKQMWAPDAAFKNGTYYLYFPAKDKDGIFHIGVATSSTPMGPFKAEPKPIAGSFSMDPNVFTDTDGTSYMYFGGIWGGQLQNWAKGKYDAAVGVTDLKADDQPALMPKVAKMSADMRSYAEAPRDAVILDEKGKPLLGGDHDRRFFEGTWMYKRGDTYYLTYSTGDTHFLVYATGKTPYGPFTYRGKIMEPVQGWTTHHSIVDWGGKTWLFYHDTQLSGKNHLRNVKVTELTFNADGTIQTINPFRD
- a CDS encoding glycoside hydrolase family 43 protein, with translation MKIAAGLWARGWMAAALALMPAAAWAGPEARFASFDYDGQSIEQVTVKPGAYRNPILSGYYPDPSITRVGEDYYLVTSSFAHFPGLSVWHSRDLVNWTQIGNAIDRPDQLNLAGRGVSEAVFAPDISFHDGTFYIVNTCVGCRDNFVITAKNPAGPWSDPIWLPFEGIDPSIYWEGDKAYIVNNRGPDETPRYEGHRAIWIQEYDWRAGKMVGPSTQLVNGGVDLSKKPIWIEGPHILRKDGWYYLTAAEGGTSVDHSQVVFRSRKLRGPYVPHKDNPILTQRDLDPARLDPITSAGHAKLVQTPAGDWWATFLAVRPYADNYYNIGRETFLLPVQWKDGWPVILPHGETIPFAPKAPALSPQVRPPLPTSGDFAYADSFEGDQLAMQWVGVRTPDHPFYRLERGDLVLASAAPLGDKAGTPAFLGRRQQHHVATMRTVVTFSPEQEGDRAGLAAMQSDDAWLFFGLTRLNGQDAITLYARAKGKEQVVASAPVDNRGPMTLTIRANGGTMSFDYAGAGGMGRLAADVDARFLSTQDAGGFTGTIVGPYVWTR
- the xylB gene encoding xylulokinase — protein: MFLGIDIGTSGVKAVVIDQHGAVVGQGTAALTVQRPQPLWSEQDPAAWWAATTAAVQAIDPAVRRAVLGVGLAGQMHGATLLGADGQPLRPAILWNDGRSHAECIALEDKTDAFRTIGGNIVMPGFTAPKLAWVARHEPEIFAATRTVLLPKDYIRLQMTGDKATDMSDAAGTLWLDVAGRRWAEALLDATGLSLAHMPALYEGTELTGTLRAEVAQLWGMSPVPVAAGGSDNAAGAAGIGIVSDGDGLLSLGTSGVIFIANDQFKPNPDRTVHAFCHCLPAHWHQMAVHLSAASCIDFAARLSGAAGAADLFSRAESVGAACGPELFLPYLSGERTPHNDPQVRGAFLNLDHDSGPERLAQAVLEGVAFAFADGLDALRDAGSDVQELAVIGGGARSRYWGQIIAAALGTRLNYLKGGEVGPAMGAARLAQIGVTGGAPADICTTPPVAHVIEPDPLTAERLAPKREAFRRAYPAIRAAQS
- the xylA gene encoding xylose isomerase; translated protein: MATDYFADIAPITYKGPDTDDELAYRWYDKDRVVLGKRMEDHLRFAVCFWHTFCWPGSDVFGAGTFNRPWHAGANNGAAAAQKREVAFDFFKKLDVPFYCFHDVDVMAQAESVAEHRRYLAEAIDHLEELQASSGRKLLWGTANLFGHPRFAAGAATNPDPEVYAFAAMQVRDALEATHRLGGVNYVLWGGREGYETLHNTNLKRELDNFGRFLTLVVEHKHKIGFSGTILIEPKPHEPTKHQYDFDTATVYGFLKRYGLENEVKVNIEANHATLAGHTFEHELATAAALGIFGSIDANRGDHQNGWDTDQFPNSVEELTVAMIEVIRAGGFTTGGFNFDSKVRRQSMDPVDLFYGHIGGIDTVARGLLNAAAIIEDGRIDALRNQRYAGWDGPLGKEIAALDLAGIADLAVTRALDPKPASGRQERIENLVNRFI